CAGCTTTAAGATAGGGGCCGATTTTATTTCGTGTAGTCATCAGGTGTGCTTATCGCCCTTCTCCGCGTCCCGTTCTCAGCGCAGGGGCCAGAGCCAAGTTATTCTAACCGCTTAGCTAAGCGGTTATATTTTACCCATTTTCAGAATCTCTAAACGCGTTTTCAGATATTATTTTTAGAATTCAATTTTTGGCTTGAAATACGGCTGTTTTCGGCCCTACCTTTTGTGCAGGAACGAAACGCCCGATTTGAAAATGATAGTGAGGTGACATATTCAGAAAACGTCGTATCGTTATGTAGTGAGAGGCGAGCGCAAAATGCGGTGATTGAAAACAACTGACAACACGGTCTTAAAAGCTCGCCGATTGGGTAAAATCCGATGTCTTCGCGAACCCTTTAATTGAATTCTGGTGCCACAGAGAATCGCAGTCGAGACGACTCGCTAACCACTTAGAAACCGACGTTTTGCCAAAGCGAAAGGAATCTGGACAATCAGACACAAAATTTCATATCTGGCTCACGATTCGGCTTCAGACGCTTGACGTGACGCTCAACCATCGCCTTTACTGGCGCGTTGCCTGGGTGTTCAGAAAACAGAGCTCTGTTTGTCTTGCAAATCGGACTTCGTAAAAGCACCGCAGCGCATAATTCATTAACTCTCATGTTAGAAAATTCCACTGCCCTTCACTGGGGCATTATCGGTACCGGCAGCATCGCCAAGACGTTCGCACGCGGTTTGCGCGACTCGAAAACCGGGAAGCTGATTGGGGTCGCGTCGCGCAGCGAGCAATCGGCCAAGGACTTCGGTGCCGAGTTCGGTCTCGAGAAATGTTTCGATTCGTACGCGAAGCTCCTTGCCGATCCCGATGTTCACGCGGTTTACATCGGCACACCGCATCCGATGCACGCTGAGTGGGCGATTAAAGCTGCAGAAAGCGGCAAACACGTTTTATGCGAAAAGCCGTTGACACTCAACTGGCCCGACGCGCAGCGCGTTGCCGAAGCAGCCATCCGTAATGGCGTGGTACTCGTCGAAGCGTTTATGTATCGCTGCCACCCGCAAACCGCTAAGATTGTTGAGCTCATTCAGAACGGCGCGTTGGGCGAAATCCAGCACATCGAAGCCACGTTTTCGTTCGCCACTGGAGCCGATGAAAATTCGCGCTGGCTGAATTTGGAACTTGGAGGCGGAGGAATACTCGATGTCGGCTGCTACACGGCTTCCTTTGCGCGTCTGGTAGCAGGCGCGGCGCAAGGCAAAGCGTTTGCCGAGCCGCTGAAAATCAAGGCCACTGGCAAACTTGGCACTTCGGGCTGCGACGATTACGCGACGGCGCTCCTTTCATTCGAGAACGATTTAACGGCGACTCTTTTGACTGGCGTGAAACTTAACGCGGGTGGGCAGGCCAAGATTTATGGCACCAAAGCGAATTTGAACGTGCCCTCGCCGTGGTTCTGCAACCAAACACCAAATCTCGTTGTGGAGCCTCACAGCGGTGAAAGACAGGAAATCGCGGTTGATTCTCCGCTCAATCTTTACGCTTATGAAGCCGATGCTCTTGCGGCCCTCGCGCGCGGAGAAAAACCTGCGGTTCCCGTTCAATCCAGCGCCGATGCAGTGGGCAATATGCGTTTGCTCGATCAGTGGCGGTCGCAAATCGGACTGCAATATCCCCAGGAAACACCGGCCCGTCTCACAGTCTCGGCGACAAACGAACCGTTGCAAGTCCACGAAAATGCGATGCGCTACCGTCCTCTGTCAGGAATTGTGAACGCCAAGGGCGAGCCAAAAAAGGTTTCGCAAATCGTGATGGGCACGATGCTCGAAGGCTCGGTCGAACCGCTCACACATGGTCTGGCGCTGTTCGACGACTTTTTTGAGCGTGGCGGCACCTGTTTCGACACCGCCTACATCTACGGTAATGGCTGGGGCGAAAAAACCGTCGGGCACTGGCTCCAAACGCGCGGCGTGCGCGACGAAGTGACGATTCTCATGAAAGGCGCACATCCGCCCAACTGCAGCGTCGAAGGCATGCAGCGTCAGGTTCGTGAATCGCTGGAGCGGATGCAAATCGATCACGCCGACATATATATGATGCACCGCGACAACGTCGAGATTCCTATCGAGGAATGGGTTGACGCGCTCAACGAGGAAGTGCGTCAGGGCCATTTCGCCTTGTTTGGTGGCTCCAACTGGAGCATCGAGCGGGTGCAGGCAGCCAACGAATACGCGGCGTCTAAAGGTCTTCAAGGCTTTTCGGCGCTTTCCAATAACTTTTCACTCGCACGGATGGTAAATCCGGTCTGGAGCGGCTGCGTTTCCTGTTCGGATGCGGCGTCCAAGGCATGGTTGGAAGAACATCAGATCGCGAACTTCTCGTGGAGCAGCCAGGCGCGCGGCTTCTTTGCACGCGCCGACAAGAATTTCACCACCGATGGCGAACTGGTGAACACCTGGTATGCCGACGATAACTTCGAGCGTCTCGAACACGCGCGGCAACTGGCAAAAGAAAAAGGTGTTTCGCCAGTCGTGATTGCAGCGGCGTATGTACTGGCACAAAAATTTCCAACTTACGCGCTGATTGGCCCGCGCAATCTTGCGGAAACCCGCGATTCAATGGGCGCACTGCACGTCGGACTTAACGATAGCGAACTGCGATGGCTCAACCTCGAAGCCTAAATACAAGTTCTTCAAGACACTTGCAGCAATGAATTACGCAATAAGAAGTACGGTCGAAATCGACCGTACTTCTTATTGCCTCTAAAAATGGATTTGACCCCGTACCCGAAGATCGCGACAGCCGAACAGCAGTGCGAATTTAAGCTGATGCCCGCTCAGCTATTAGCCAGACGCGATGGGTTAAGTAACTTCTTTGCAAAGCTGGCGGCGGGCAAAGAAGTGCGCATCGCCTACTTTGGCGGCAGCATTACTGCTGCGCCCGGTTGGCGGGTAAAAACTCTGGCGTGGTTGCGCGAAACGTATCCTCAAAACGAGTTCATCGAAATCGACGCAGCGATTGGCGGCACCGGCTCCGACCTCGGCGTTTACCGTTTCGAGCAAGACGTTCTGCTCCACAAACCCGACTTAATCTTTGTTGAGTTTTCCGTCAACGATGCCAGCGCAACACCACAAGATATCTGGCGTGGCATGGAAGGTATTGTGCGACAGGCCTGGAAATCCGACCCGAACATCGACCTGTGCTACATCTACACGTTTCGCACCGGCTACGAAGAACAACTGGATCAGGGATTGTGTCCACCGGCGGCATCCGCTGACGAAATACTCGCTGAATACCTTGGCATCCCATCCATTAATCCGGCGATGCGCATCGCAGAGATGGCCCGTGAAAAGACTCTCCTCTTTACGCCGTCAAAAGATGAAACAGGCGCAGTTCGCCCGCTTGCCAAAGGAGTCACGCTTTTCTCGCAAGATGGTGTCCATCCCACCGATGAAGGACAAGATATCTATACATCCGTTATCTCCGATGCTCTGCAGCAAATGGCAGTGAACTCGACAGCACAACCTCACACTTTGCCCGCGCCTTTCATTGCCGACAATTGGGATAAAGCAAAGTTAGTTGCGATTGAGCCATGGATGCTCAGCAAAGGCTGGACGAAGCTGGCATCAAACGACGAGATGGTAGAAAAGTTTGCCAACCAATTACCCGAACTCTGGGAAGCAACAAAGCCAGGCTCCAGGCTCCATTTCAAATTCAAAGGCACCGGCGCAAAATTGTATGACATCATCGGACCAGATGGTGGTCAGGTGGTCATCACGGTCGATGGTAATTCTTCTCCGCCACATCCACGATTCGATCACTACTGCACTTATCACCGGCTCGCGTCGCAAGAAATCGCGCGCGAATTAAGAGACGAAGAACACGAAGTCAGCATAGAGCTTCAGCCCGAGCAACCCGACCGCACTCCGGCCACAAGCCAAGAAAACGAGGGGTCCGACCCTCAGAAATACAATGGTACTGTTTTACGTGTCGGAAGTATTATGCTGATGGGCGAAGTGATAAGGTAGCCTCAGCTTTCTCAGAATACGTCTGCGTTTCCGCAAGTTTTTACCGATAGAAATTTAACCTGTAATTTCCAAGTTCCTTATGATCTCCTCCACTCCTCGCCGCGTCCTTCATCTTATTTCTCAGGCACACCTCGACCCCGTGTGGCTCTGGCCGCTGCGTGACGGCATCGCCGAAGCTCTCACGACCATGCAAAGCGCGGTGGATCGCTGCGATGAGAATCCCGACTTCGTCTTTTCGCGTTCCTCCACCCTCACCTATCGCTGGGCAAAAGAAATGGACCCGCGCTTGTACGGTCGAATTCAGGAGCTTTGCGCTGAGGGCCGCTGGGAACTGCTCGGAGGCTGGTTGGAACAGCCTGATTGTAACTTGCCTTCAACCGAAAGCTTCCTGCGGCAGGCTCTTTATGGGCAGCGGTTTCTTCAGGACGAGTTTGGCAAGCAAGCCCAGATTGGATACGTTCCCGATTCCTTCGGTCACGCCGGAGGCTTGCCCCAAATTCTTCAGCAGTCGGGCCTTTCCTATTACGCGTTTATGCGTCCCTCGCCGTATGATAATCCCGACATTCCGCTTTTGTTCTGGTGGCAAAGCGACGACGGCTCGCGTGTTCTGGGCCAACGCATTCCGGGCATCTATTCACAATCGTATTCCGCAACGGCCGACGACATCGAAACTCTCATTCGGGCAGCAGACGAAAAGAATTTCGCCCCCGGCTTTGACCACGGAGTGATGTGGTTCGGTATCGGAAACCATGGCGGCGGCCCAACGCGTGAACACATCGCGCGCGTGCTCGAACTACAAAACGATCCGACGTTACCGGAACTCCGTTTCAGTACTTTGCAAGAGTACTTCGATGCTGTCCAGACATCGCCCGCGTTGACGAATATTCCTGTAATCAAAGACGAGCTTCAGTACATTTTCCGTGGATGCTACTCGGCGACCGGCGAAGTGAAAGCCCTGAATCGCCAGTGCGAGAAACTGCTTTGTAGCGCCGAATCAACGGCGGTTCTTGCTTCCATGCAAGCCGGGATGAAATTCAATTCCAGTAATCTCCAGGAAGCCTGGACTAAACTACTCTTCAACCAATTCCACGATATTCTCGCGGGGACGTGCGTCCAATCTGTTCAGGCAGAGACGCGTCATCGCTTCGGCGCGACGCTCGATGTTGTCAACGACACTCTCAACCGTGCGACCAACATCCTGGCACGTCAGGTGGATACCACAGGGGAAAGTGGCAGCGTTCTCTTTGTTCACAACGCCTTGCCGTGGGAGCGGACAGCGATTGTGCAGGTCGATACTTTCAAGGCCCCCCATGGCCGAGCGCCGATTACTCATCTGGAAACGCCGGATGGCGCAAAGGTGCCTTTGCAATGGCTCACAGCGGATGCGAACTTCGGCCCCTGGGGATTGAAATGGGGCAAGCTCACGGCTGCGGTCACGTTACCGGCTGGAGGCTACCGCACCTTTGGTGTTGTGACGGAAGAAGCTGTTCTTCCCGATGCTACTGAAACCGAAGCGAAGGAAACCAAACAAGTCGCGACAACCCAGTTCGTAAAAACGGATAAAAGCGCCGGTTCCGAGTTGCAGACGCTTGGTGCGACTTCTGCCTTTACCTCTCTTCTCACATCGGGCGGCGGGGAACTCTTGCAAAAAGCGCTGGGCATCGTGATTATCGAGGATAACAGCGACACCTGGGGCCAGAATGCGAGTGAGTTTCGCAACGTCGTTGGTGAAGCTGAAACGGTTTCACACGAAGTCATCGAAGAAGGTTCTTTGCTGTCAGTGCATCGCCAGAAGCTAACATGGGGAGCTTCGGAGTTCTGGCTCGATATTATTCGCTATAAACATACCCCGCAGATTGGCGTTCGCGTACGCATCAACTGGCAGGAGCAACGTAAAATTGCCAAGCTCGAAATTGCGACAAGGCTGGAGGAAAGCGCTGTCGTTGTAAAGAGTGCCGGTGGAGTAACTTCGCGCGAAGCCGATGGCGGCGAAGCACCCTGTCAGGACTGGATAGCGCTGCAAGGCACCCTCGATGGTGAAAAGGTCACGCTTGGGCTGCTGAATGACGGAAGTTATTCTTACGATTGCCGCGAAGGCGTGTTGCGCATGGTGCTGGCGCGCTCAACGCCGTTTGCAGAGCACTCGCCCTTCAATTATGAAGACATTTCCAATGTTGCCTTTACCGATCAAGGTTGGCAGGAGCATCACTTCTGGCTTGTTGTCGGAGGAGACTCATGGCAGGATATGGCGCTGGATCGCTTGTCACAGGAATGGCAAACGCCCGCCTCGCTTCTGCTCGATTCGGCCCATCCAGGCGTTCTGCCACGCGAGAAAAGTATGGTTTCTCTTGAACCTGTAAACGTCTCGTTGCTGGCATTAAAGCCTGCCGAAGCAGGAGACGGCTTTATCTTGCGCGTGCAGGAAGCAAGCGGACAAGCAACTCAGGCTGCGGCTCAGATCGGCGATTCGACATTGCACTTTGAACTGAAGCCTTGGCAGATCAAAAGCTTCCATTTCGCGCAGGAGAATCTGGCGGCAGCACGCGAAACTGACGCTCTGGAACGACCCAATTCATAGGGTGTTTGCACAGCCGTCGCACAACCCAACTGCGATAAGGCTTTCGAGTTCGTAGGCTTAGCGTGAGGATTAAGGCTGGAAGCGACCGTACTTTGGAAGACTCGATTTCACGGAACGATTTAAAGTTCTTCTCCAGTTCAAAAAATAAGCAACGCAATTGCGTTGCTTATTTTTTGAACTGAATTGTAGGTTAAGGCTAATTGAATCGCCTACAGTCCTAATACACCGTTCCGTTATTCTACTTGGCGCTTTTTTTGGCACTGCTTTTCGCCGGCGCTTTTGCAGGTGAAGACTTCGCTGCCGATGCTTTGGCAGCAGGTACCGCTTTCGTAGCAGCGGGTTTCGCAGCCGCCTTCGATTGTGATGATTGCGCTGCACCATTTTGCGGCGCAGTCGCAGCTCCCGATTGAGCGCTTGCTTTAAGCACCACAGTCGCCGCATCGGAAAATCTTTTCGCGGTTGCTTTTTCCTGATTCAAGGTATTCGTCAAAATCGCCACTGCTTCTTTTTTGCCAAGCGACCGTGCCAGAGCAATCGCCGAAGAATAGCCCGCGATTTCATAATGTTCAATGCGGAGACAGCCGCCGATGAGAACAACATCCTTAATCGCGCCTTTGGGCTTGTCTTCTTTGAGCGCGCCGGTGATTTCTTCAACCAGACCTTTAGCCGCATCGCAAACAACACCGCGTTCGGGCTTGGAACCCAAGGAAATAAAAGCTTGTTGCAGCGCTTCAGCCTGGGCAACAGTTTCTTCCTGATGCTGCGCTGCGATGGCTTTGAGTTCGGCGCCATCGGCATTTTTCGCAACGGTTTGCAGGACTTTTGCAAATTGCTTTTCTGCCGAAAGCAGGTCGGAGAGTTCGTGGATGAGTGTGTTTTCAAATGTGTCTAGCGGCATAGATGCCTCCTGTGGGTTACTGCTGTGTGGGCAAACGTCTCGCCAACAAAAAAGTACGGTCGAAATCGACCGTACTCTTAAAGTTCAATGATTGTGAATTAGCCTTTTGCTGCTCGTTCCAATCGGCGCAGCACGCGCTCGCGGCCAAGCGCTTCCAGCAAATGAAAGATGCTTGGCCCGACAGTCCGGCCCGAAACAGCCATGCGCGACGGATGAATGAGTTCCGCCGGTTTGATTCCTAGTTCCGCCGCCAATGCGCGCAAGGCCACATCGAGGTTTTCATGTGTCCATTCTTCAATCGCCACAAAGCTATCGTGAAGCTGTTGCAAGCGCGGGCGCGAAGTTTCCGTCAGGTGTTTCGCAACGCCAGTTTCATCGAGCGGATAATCGTCGGTGAAGAACGCACGCGCCGCATCGCCAATGTCGGCAATGCCGTGAATGCGGTCGCGGGAAAGCTCAATAGCCGCGTGCGCATAGGCCGGATCGTCGTGGAGCGCTTCGGCGAAGCCCGGAATCGGATCGAGATACGGACGCGCAAGGGCGATGAACTCGTCAAGCGGCAATGCCTTCAAGCGTTGAATATTGAGCCACGATAGTTTTTCTTCGTCGAAAATCGCGCCCGATTTGTTGACGCCTTCGAGCGAAAATTTTTCGATAAGCTCTTCGCGCGAAAAGATTTCCTGCGTATCGCCGCCGCCCGGATTCCAGCCCAGAAGCGCGAGGTAATTGAACATCGCGTCGGCGGGAATGCCCTGCTTGTCGAAGTCGAGCAGGCTAACGGTTCCATGGCGCTTCGACAGCTTCGAGCGGTCTTTGCCCAGTAGAAACGGCAGGTGCGCGTAAATCGGCACTTCAAAGCCCAGCGCTTTAAGAATCAGAATCTGGCGCGGTGTGTTGCTGAGCCCGTCTTCGCCGCGAATGACGTGCGAGATTTTCATCAGCGCATCATCGACAGCGCACGCGAAATTATAAGTCGGGCCGCCGTCGCTTTTGCAAATCACAAAATCGTCGAGGTCTTTCGAGTTCCAGCTTTGCGCGCCGCGTGTCGCGTCGGGCCACGCAACAGTTTCGTTTTCCGGCACGCGCAAACGCACCACCGCGCGGCGACCTTCGGCTTCAAACGCCGCGCGCTGTTCGTCGCTTAAATCGCGGTGCGCGCCATTGTACCGCGGCGGCAGCTTTTGCTTCGCCTGCTCTTCTTTCATCGCCGCCAATTCTTCAGGCGTTTCATAGGCTTTGTAGGCCGCGCCGCTTTCCAGCAATTGCTGCGCGTATTTCTGGTAAATCTCGGTGCGCTCGCTTTGGCGATACGGGCCATATTCGCCGCCCTGCTGCGGGCCTTCATCAAAGTCGAGGCCGAGCCACGCCAAAGCATCATAAATAATGCGCTCGTATTCGTCCGAACCGCGCGATTGGTCGGTGTCTTCGATACGAAGCACGAACGCACCGTTGTGATGCCGCGCAAAAAGATAGTTGAAAAGAGCTGTGCGCGCCGAGCCGACATGAAAGAAGCCCGTCGGAGAAGGCGCCATACGCACGCGAATAGAAGAATTAGTCATCGCGCGCAGTGTAAACAAAAAGAGTACGGTCGAAATCGACCGTACTCTTTTGCTTATTCCGTTGTCGCTTCTTCCAAAGCATCAACGGCGTCTTTGATACGGCGCTCGGTAATGTTCAAGTCGAGGCTGCTGCGGTCGCGCACGATGTCGCGCACGGTTGCATTCACAGTTCCCAGATCTTCCAGCAGGTCGCGCAAGATTTCCTGCTGCTGCCGCGTGCGCGTGATGCCACGCGGTTCGCTCACCAGGTCGCGCACAACGCTGTCGTCACCGCGTGAAGCAACCAGGGGATCGTTCTGCCCTTCGACAAAAACGTATGTGCGACGGCCCGGCCCACGTTCTTCTTCGATGGGAACAACGCCCGTCACGCGGTCGCTGCGCACATATTTCCCGTAGCCCAAAGGCACCAAAACTCCCGTTTGGATTCGCATTTTTCGCTCCCTTATTTATATGATTCAAGGACGAAAGACAGGCGTTCAGGTGCCGTTATTTTCGCGGTTTCAGCTTGTTCGTTTCGGTCTTTTTTTGTGCTTCATAATTCACGGGCGCAGTGGCTTGCGTTGGCTCATCGAACGACTCGACGCGCCGGAAACCTTTGGGCGGAACCAGTGAATAATCGATGTGAAAGTTTGTTGCGGCTGCAGCTTGCATGACGATTTCGGAATGCCGTTCGTCCCACACCAGGACCTCTTGCGGCCCCGTTTCGTGAACAGCAGCGCGCTGGAGAGTGAAATCGTTAGCAATGTAAAGACTCATCGTCCCCACGACATTCTCATGTGGAGAGTTCAGTTCGATAATAATCTTTTGCGTTGCGCCTGCTTGCGAAGATGGCTCGACCGAGATGCGTTTCAGGTCGGGCGAAAGCAGTAGGGTTCCGAACTTCCCTGACAGCAACTCCGGTAGCGCGCCTTCAAATCCCGCACGTTTCCAGAACTCTTCGCGCTGAATGCGCCAGAAGCCATCGACATTTAATGGCTTGAGAACGTATTGCTTCGGCTTGTTTTTCGCGGTAGCTAACGTTTGCCGGCCATCGCTTTCCCAATGTTCGACATTATTTGTTTCGGCTTTGGAAATACTGCCGCGATTCGAATTGAGAGCAACACGAAAACGCGTTGTCTTTAATTGCTTTCTTTGACCAAAACGTAACGAAACAACACCGCTATACGAAATAGCACGTTGATATTTATCCGCCACCCGCGACAGCAGTTTCAACGCTTTGGGATCGACGGCTGCGTACCTTTCAACGGTTTCGGTTAATGGCGGAGTTTGTTCGGTTGCAGTTTGCGCGGCGGCAGGAATCGCCAGCGCGGCGAGGAGAAAAAATGAAATTTTCATAGGAGCCAGTAAAGCCAGGATCGCGTTAAGTTGAGCTTTGAATTTGGTTGTAACCTACTCTGTTTCCAGGGTTTTCTCGCCAGCGGAATCGAACGTTTCGACGCGACTAAATCCAGAAGGCGGAACAGTGGAAATCGCCGTGGCAAAGCTTGCTGGCGGCGCGGCGAGCGATATTTGCGAATGCCGCTCACTCCACACAACGGTGGATTTACCGGCAGAATTTTCTTCGACTTCATAGCGGCGAAGAGTGAGATCGGGGCCGATGAAGAGGACGTTTTGAAACCATCGCTTTTTATTGTCGGGCGCCAGGCGAATCTCTATCTTCTGTGTCGCCCCAGCCTCGCGTGTCGGCACGATTTTCACCGAGCGGAGCGCAGGATCTAGAAGTAGCTGTCCAATTCTTTCCGAAAGTAACTCAGGAAGTGCTCCGAGCAAACCTGCATGTGCCAGAAAGACCTCGCGCTTAAGTCGCCAATTTTCTGTCGCGGCCAAAGGTTGCGTGATGTATTGTTTTGGCCCGCGCGATGCTGTTGCCAGTAGCTGTTTACCATCGCTCACCCAGGTTTCCGTTCCCTGTTTGCTGGTAACAGTGACGCTGCCTTGCCCCTGACGCGTTACGGCCACCTTTATGCGAGCGCTGCTTTGCATGCCCTTTCCAAAAGAAATCTGCAAATCGGTTACGCCGCGATAGTACGGAGCCAGACGATACTTCTCGGACATCCGCGCCAAAGTATTCAACGCTTTCGGATCGACAGTCGGGTTGGTTTCAGCAGCTACGACAGCGCGTGTCGAGATCGCGGCAAAAGCAATCGTTGCAAGAAAACAAAGCTGTTTTTTCATAATAAAAAAGTACGGTCGAATTCGACCGTACTTTCTATCTTACTTCTTTATCTTGTCGCCGAATTTCTCATGGAATTTCTTCACTTTCGGCGCAATAACGTATTTGCAATAAGGCTCGTCGAGATGAGTTGCGTAGTAGTTCAGATGGTAATCTTCGGCGCGTGTAAAATCCGTAAGAGCCTGAACTTGCGTCACAATCGGGTTTGGCCACTGCTTCTTCGTGGTTGCTTCCGCAATGGCGGCGAGAGCCGACTGGCGTTGCGCTTCACTGCGCGTGAAGATCGCCGAGCGATAGTGCGTGCCCTCGTCCGGCCCCTGACGATTGAGTGTTGTCGGGTCGTGAATCGCCAGAAACACATGAAGCAGTTCGCTGTAAGAAACGACCTTCGGGTCGTAGATGACATTGACCGTTTCAGCGTGGCCTGTCTGGCCCGTAACAACTTGGTCGTAGGTCGGGTTTTGAGTTGTGCCGCCCGCGTAGCCCGGCTCGGCAGATACGACACCTTCCAGTTGCCCGAACATATGCTCGACGCTCCAAAAGCAGCCAGCGGCAAAGGTCGCGGTTTCTTCCCCGGCGCGTGCCTGGCGTGCGACCGGCGGCGCGATTGAAGACGTAGCTTTCACCGTGTCCCCGCCCGCATTGGCGCGTGGCAAATGCGTGACAACCAAAGCAAAAAAAGCTAGCGCTACAATAAAGCCGAAAAAACGTTGCGTGTTAGAAATCATCAATTCTCCTGATAGATTTAAAACACACGTGAGCTTCCTGCGTTCCGCAAACAAAAAGAGTACGGTCGATTTCGACCGTACTCTTTCAGGTATCTTTTATTGCAATTCGTCGAGCCGAACACGGCGGCCTTCTTTGGCGCTTTGAATTGCGGCGAACACCATCGCGAGCGAATTCAAATTATCCGCTGCGCTGCATTCGGGTTCGCGACGCGTGCGGCACGCATCGAGAAATTCATCGAGAATCGCGACTTCGCTCGGCTTCACGGCGTCGGTTTCGATTTCGCGCGTTTCCTTGTTTTCCACGCGATGCAGATGCGAAAACGAAATGCCTTTAGATGAAACATCGAGCGAACCCTCTGGGCCTTCGATGCGCCAATCACCGTTCCACTGCGTTTGCGAGCCAACTGCACACGCCACGCAAATATGCGTTGCACGCAAGCCGCTCGGATATTCAAAAACAATCGCGTGGCACGCATCGCCCGCGTGCCAGCCCCACGGCTGATTCCACGTAATCGCCTGCACGCTTTCGGGGCTTTCGCCCAGCGTGTAACGCAGCAAATCGAAATGATGCACCATCATGTCGTTAATGAGCATGTACGGCTCGGTGACGTAATGTGTGCCGGGGAAATCGGCCCACGGCATATAAAAGCGCACATCACACTGACCGGGCTTGCCGATAACGCCTTCATCAATGAGACGGCGCATGGTGCGCGGCTGACCACCAAAACGATAGTTTTGGGTAATCATGTGGATGCGGCCTGCTGCTTTGCCCGCTTCAACAACTTCAAGCGCATCGGCGTACGATTCCGACAAGGGCTTTTCGCCCAGCACATCGAGACCGGCGGCGAAGGCTTTTTCAGCAACTTCGCGATGAATCTTGGGCGGCGTCACGTCAAGTACGAAATCGGCATTCGAATTGGCGATGGCTTCTTCGAGCGTTGAAAAAATCTGTTCGCGCGGCACGTCGTGCTTTTCAACCGCGCGCGTGATGCTGCTTTCAAACGGCTCGACAAACGCCACGATATCGACGCCTTCGTATTTGCGAACAATGCTAAGCCAGTGCAGCCCGCGTCCGCCAAGCCCGGTGAGAATACAATTCATAGTTTCCTTGAGTACGGTCGAATTCGACCGTACCGCTTACGCCTGTGCGATAGCCGCGCGCACGAAGTCGAGGCTCTTCTTCAAGTTCGCGGCTGTGGCTTCATCGGAGTCGCCCGAAATGCCGCATTCATAAGCCATGAAGCCGTCGAAACCGATTTCTTTCAAAGCCTTGAATGACGCGACGAAATCGATGCTTCCTGTTCCTGGCTCCAAGCGCGTGTTGTCAGCCAGATGAACATGCGAAACGTGCTTGCCTGCATCGCGCAAGGCTTGCGGCGAATTGGTTTCTTCGATGTTCATGTGGAACAAATCCGACAACAAGCCAATGCCGCCAACTTTCGCCGCTTCGATAACGCGCACGCCGTCACTTTGCTTGCGCAAATAATGCTGTTCGTAGCGATTCAGCGGCTCCAGCATAAAGAGCGCTTTGTTCTGCTCGGCAATCGGGCCAAGCTCGTGACAAGCGGCGAGCATCAATTCTTCTTCCAGTTCCAGCGCTGTTTTGTAAGGCGACAAATCGGGCACAAGTGGCGGGCCGAAAATCGGCGGCACAATCTGGCCGCGCGCGCCGACTTCACCACAGAACTTCAAGATGGCAGCGCTGCCGTCAATCGAGGCACGACGCTGCGTTTTGTCGGGGTCGAGAAAACGGAAGCTGGATGAACCGTCGGGCGCAGCGTTTCCGCAGACGCTACAAATTGGAACAATGCCGTTAATGCCTTCGGCGTCGCGCTTCATTTGTTCCAATCCGCCACCAAAGGCTGAAACTTCGAT
This sequence is a window from Abditibacteriaceae bacterium. Protein-coding genes within it:
- a CDS encoding DUF892 family protein, translating into MPLDTFENTLIHELSDLLSAEKQFAKVLQTVAKNADGAELKAIAAQHQEETVAQAEALQQAFISLGSKPERGVVCDAAKGLVEEITGALKEDKPKGAIKDVVLIGGCLRIEHYEIAGYSSAIALARSLGKKEAVAILTNTLNQEKATAKRFSDAATVVLKASAQSGAATAPQNGAAQSSQSKAAAKPAATKAVPAAKASAAKSSPAKAPAKSSAKKSAK
- the gltX gene encoding glutamate--tRNA ligase; its protein translation is MTNSSIRVRMAPSPTGFFHVGSARTALFNYLFARHHNGAFVLRIEDTDQSRGSDEYERIIYDALAWLGLDFDEGPQQGGEYGPYRQSERTEIYQKYAQQLLESGAAYKAYETPEELAAMKEEQAKQKLPPRYNGAHRDLSDEQRAAFEAEGRRAVVRLRVPENETVAWPDATRGAQSWNSKDLDDFVICKSDGGPTYNFACAVDDALMKISHVIRGEDGLSNTPRQILILKALGFEVPIYAHLPFLLGKDRSKLSKRHGTVSLLDFDKQGIPADAMFNYLALLGWNPGGGDTQEIFSREELIEKFSLEGVNKSGAIFDEEKLSWLNIQRLKALPLDEFIALARPYLDPIPGFAEALHDDPAYAHAAIELSRDRIHGIADIGDAARAFFTDDYPLDETGVAKHLTETSRPRLQQLHDSFVAIEEWTHENLDVALRALAAELGIKPAELIHPSRMAVSGRTVGPSIFHLLEALGRERVLRRLERAAKG
- the msrA gene encoding peptide-methionine (S)-S-oxide reductase MsrA produces the protein MISNTQRFFGFIVALAFFALVVTHLPRANAGGDTVKATSSIAPPVARQARAGEETATFAAGCFWSVEHMFGQLEGVVSAEPGYAGGTTQNPTYDQVVTGQTGHAETVNVIYDPKVVSYSELLHVFLAIHDPTTLNRQGPDEGTHYRSAIFTRSEAQRQSALAAIAEATTKKQWPNPIVTQVQALTDFTRAEDYHLNYYATHLDEPYCKYVIAPKVKKFHEKFGDKIKK
- a CDS encoding Gfo/Idh/MocA family oxidoreductase, translating into MNCILTGLGGRGLHWLSIVRKYEGVDIVAFVEPFESSITRAVEKHDVPREQIFSTLEEAIANSNADFVLDVTPPKIHREVAEKAFAAGLDVLGEKPLSESYADALEVVEAGKAAGRIHMITQNYRFGGQPRTMRRLIDEGVIGKPGQCDVRFYMPWADFPGTHYVTEPYMLINDMMVHHFDLLRYTLGESPESVQAITWNQPWGWHAGDACHAIVFEYPSGLRATHICVACAVGSQTQWNGDWRIEGPEGSLDVSSKGISFSHLHRVENKETREIETDAVKPSEVAILDEFLDACRTRREPECSAADNLNSLAMVFAAIQSAKEGRRVRLDELQ
- a CDS encoding sugar phosphate isomerase/epimerase; its protein translation is MKIALQLGLIPGKSAGDKAKWAKDNGVEGIEVSAFGGGLEQMKRDAEGINGIVPICSVCGNAAPDGSSSFRFLDPDKTQRRASIDGSAAILKFCGEVGARGQIVPPIFGPPLVPDLSPYKTALELEEELMLAACHELGPIAEQNKALFMLEPLNRYEQHYLRKQSDGVRVIEAAKVGGIGLLSDLFHMNIEETNSPQALRDAGKHVSHVHLADNTRLEPGTGSIDFVASFKALKEIGFDGFMAYECGISGDSDEATAANLKKSLDFVRAAIAQA